Proteins from a genomic interval of Panthera tigris isolate Pti1 chromosome A2, P.tigris_Pti1_mat1.1, whole genome shotgun sequence:
- the LOC102963462 gene encoding olfactory receptor 7D4-like: MEAGNHTRVSEFFLRGLSDDPELQPLLFGLFLFMYLVTVLGNLLIILAILSDSNLHTPMYFFLSNLSSVDICFISTTVPKMLVNIQAQSKDISYPGCLTQLYFFMIFAGMDGFLLTVMAYDRFVAICHPLHYTVIMNPRLCGLLVLVCWLIIFWVSLIHVLLVRRLTFCTGTEIPHFFCEVVQILQVACSDTRINNIFLYVSTAILGVFPLTGIFFSYSLIVSSLMRMSSAAGKYKAFSTCGSHLSVVSLYYGASLGLYLSPAGIHSSQRIPVASVMYTVVTPMLNPFIYSLRNKDVKGALRRLHSRGALCP, encoded by the coding sequence ATGGAAGCAGGAAACCATACCAGAGTATCAGAATTCTTCCTCCGGGGCCTCTCAGATGACCCAGAACTGCAGCCCCTCCTCTTTGGCTTGTTTCTGTTCATGTACCTAGTCACTGTGCTAGGAAACCTGCTCATCATCCTGGCCATCCTCTCTGACTCCAACCTCCatacccccatgtacttcttcctctctaACCTGTCCTCTGTTGACATCTGTTTCATTTCCACCACTGTCCCGAAGATGCTGGTAAACATCCAGGCACAGAGCAAAGACATCTCCTACCCTGGATGCCTCACTCAGctgtatttttttatgatttttgctgGAATGGATGGTTTCCTCCTGACcgtgatggcctatgaccggtTTGTGGCCATCTGCCACCCCCTGCACTACACAGTCATTATGAACCCACGACTCTGTGGCTTGCTGGTTCTGGTGTGTTGGCTCATCATTTTCTGGGTCTCCCTGATTCATGTCCTACTGGTGAGGCGGCTGACCTTCTGTACAGGTACGGAAATTCCACATTTCTTCTGTGAAGTGGTTCAGATTCTCCAGGTAGCCTGCTCTGACACCCGTATCAATAATATCTTCTTGTATGTGTCGACTGCCATACTGGGTGTGTTTCCTCTGACTGGGATCTTCTTTTCCTACTCTCTGATCGTCTCCTCTTTAATGAGAATGTCCTCTGCAGCaggaaaatataaagcattttcaaCCTGTGGCTCACATCTCTCTGTGGTCTCCTTGTACTATGGGGCAAGCTTGGGGCTCTATCTCAGTCCTGCTGGGATCCATTCTTCCCAGAGAATCCCAGTTGCCTCAGTGATGTACACTGTGGTCacccccatgctgaaccccttcatctacagcctCAGGAACAAGGATGTGAAGGGGGCCCTGAGAAGACTCCATAGTCGTGGAGCCCTTTGTCCATGA
- the LOC102957376 gene encoding LOW QUALITY PROTEIN: 40S ribosomal protein S8-like (The sequence of the model RefSeq protein was modified relative to this genomic sequence to represent the inferred CDS: substituted 2 bases at 2 genomic stop codons), whose protein sequence is MEVPAPRAMGISRDNWHKHRKTGGKRKPXHETWKXELGRPAADTKIGPRRIPAVRIRGGSKKERVLRLDGGNFSWGSECCTRKTKITDVVYNASNNELVRAKTLVKKRIVLIDSTQYRQWYESHYALPLGHKKGVKLTPEEEEILNKKRSKKIQKKYDERKKNAKISSLLEERFQQGKLLACIASRPGQCGQADGYVLEGKELEFYLRKIKARKGK, encoded by the exons ATGGAAGTG CCAGCGCCGAGAGCTATGGGCATCTCTCGGGACAACTGGCACAAGCACCGCAAGACCGGGGGCAAGAGAAAGCCCTAGCACGAGACGTGGAAGTAGGAGCTGGGACGCCCCGCTGCCGACACTAAGATTGGCCCCCGCCGTATACCTGCAGTCCGAATTCGGGGAGGCAGTAAGAAGGAGCGTGTCTTGAGGCTGGACGGGGGCAACTTCTCCTGGGGCTCTGAGTGTTGTACGCGCAAAACAAAGATTACTGATGTTGTCTACAATGCATCCAACAACGAACTGGTCCGCGCCAAGACCTTGGTGAAGAAACGTATCGTGCTCATTGATAGCACACAGTACCGGCAGTGGTACGAGTCTCACTATGCACTGCCCCTGGGCCACAAGAAGGGGGTCAAGCTGACTCCCGAGGAAGAggagattttaaacaaaaaacgatcaaagaaaattcagaagaaatatgatgaaaggaaaaagaatgccAAAATAAGCAGTCTTCTGGAGGAGCGGTTCCAGCAGGGCAAGCTTCTTGCATGCATCGCTTCAAGACCAGGCCAGTGTGGCCAAGCAGATGGCTATGTGCTGGAGGGCAAGGAGCTAGAGTTCTATCTGAGGAAAATCAAAGCCCGGAAAGGCAAATAA